A single region of the Massilia sp. erpn genome encodes:
- the hda gene encoding DnaA regulatory inactivator Hda — MKQLVLDLGAEPVHTLESFEVGRNAEVAALMRQFADRTSPEHFAYLWGEIGAGKSHLLKALASTERARYISPFSIETEFLYAPEVDLYLLDDCEKLSPVAQIDAFALFNEIRANQAFMVCSGAVAPAVLPVREDLRTRMGWGLIYQIHGLSDDEKVAALSQAAAARGLTLSPGVLPYLLSHFRRDMRSLSAMLDSLDQYSLETQRPITLPLLREWLQAEAKE; from the coding sequence ATGAAACAACTGGTGCTGGATCTGGGCGCCGAGCCGGTGCACACCCTCGAGTCCTTCGAGGTGGGGCGCAATGCGGAAGTGGCGGCGCTGATGCGCCAATTCGCGGACCGGACGTCGCCCGAACATTTCGCCTATCTGTGGGGCGAGATCGGCGCAGGCAAAAGCCACCTGCTGAAGGCGCTCGCCTCGACCGAACGGGCGCGCTATATCTCGCCCTTCTCGATCGAGACGGAATTCCTGTATGCGCCGGAAGTGGACCTGTACCTGCTGGACGACTGCGAAAAGCTGTCGCCGGTGGCGCAGATCGACGCCTTCGCCCTGTTTAACGAAATCCGCGCCAACCAGGCTTTCATGGTGTGCAGCGGCGCCGTGGCGCCGGCCGTGCTGCCGGTGCGCGAAGACCTGCGCACGCGCATGGGCTGGGGCCTGATCTACCAGATCCATGGCCTGAGCGACGACGAGAAGGTGGCCGCCCTGAGCCAGGCTGCTGCCGCCCGCGGCTTGACGCTGTCGCCCGGCGTGTTACCCTATTTGCTGTCCCATTTCCGGCGCGATATGCGTTCGCTCTCGGCGATGCTGGACTCCCTCGACCAATATTCCCTGGAGACCCAACGTCCAATCACCTTGCCGCTGCTGCGCGAGTGGTTGCAGGCGG